Within Thermincola ferriacetica, the genomic segment GGTTTAAATTGAAACTATTGAGCCAGATTGCCATTATTTTAATTATTTCTTATATCGGAGATACAGTTAGCAAGTTGCTTTCTCTTCCCATACCGGGGAATGTGCTGGGAATGGCCATTCTCCTGGCCTGCCTTGGTGCGGGAGTCATTAAAGTGGAAATGGTAGACCGAGTAAGTAAGTTAATGTTGGATAACTTAAGCTTTTTTTTCATTCCGGTCACTGTCGGCCTGATAACTTTAATGGATTTGCTGCATGGCAAATGGCTGGCAATTGTAATTATATGTTTGTTTTCTACCGTCGTTACTATGGTCTCCACAGGTCTTACTGTCCAGTTATTAGGGAGGAAACTAAATAAATGACTGCACTGTTAAATTCACCGTTATTTGGTATTGGCATTTCAGTATTGGCCTTTCAATGCGCCCTGATTATATACCGGAGATTCAGGATTGCTCTTTGCAATCCATTGCTGGTTAGTGTAATTATCATTACGGTTTTCCTTTCGATATTCCATATTTCTTTTGCAACTTATAATAAGGGAGGTCGTTTTATCTCATATTTTCTAGGTCCCACTACCGTTATTTTAGCCGTTCCGCTGTATCAGCAATTATCCCTCCTGAAGGATCACTTTATTCCCATAATTGTGGGCATAACTGTCGGCAGCGTCGTCAGTATAACAAGCGTATTTTTTTTGACTAAGTTATTCGGCATTACAGGAGATTTAGCTGTTTCCTTGCTGCCCAAATCGATAAC encodes:
- a CDS encoding LrgB family protein, with the translated sequence MTALLNSPLFGIGISVLAFQCALIIYRRFRIALCNPLLVSVIIITVFLSIFHISFATYNKGGRFISYFLGPTTVILAVPLYQQLSLLKDHFIPIIVGITVGSVVSITSVFFLTKLFGITGDLAVSLLPKSITTPIGIEVAKQIGGIPSVTAGAIIVTGMIGAVIGPLICKLFGIRDEVAVGIAMGTSAHAIGTTKAIELGPVQGAMSGLAIGLAGFITVILVPFLLKIL
- a CDS encoding CidA/LrgA family protein; amino-acid sequence: MAKLFWLNNLTENIVAYITEASGFARKLLSKKTKGWFKLKLLSQIAIILIISYIGDTVSKLLSLPIPGNVLGMAILLACLGAGVIKVEMVDRVSKLMLDNLSFFFIPVTVGLITLMDLLHGKWLAIVIICLFSTVVTMVSTGLTVQLLGRKLNK